TCGGTGGTCGGGTTCATGATGCGGGTGTAGATATTCCCGAACTCCTGCAACCCGAAGAGTCGCGCGGCATGCCCGGTATCGTTGAACGTGTACGAAGTGGTCTGGTAGATCGGAACGGCCCGGGCGTTGGTTCCCGGCGCCGGCTGCTGCCCGGCGTGGACCTGGAGGGTCTCGTATCTGAAATCTGTCATGGATGTCTCCCTGGATATATCTCAAGCGGTGATGGGTGCGAGGTGGACGTGACCGGAGTCGTGGCTCGACGCAAGTGCGGCGATGAGAACGCCGCGGATGGTGTGCGATGTCATGTTCCTCCGGGATCTCGTGCGCTCGTGAGCGCCTCGACCCGATGAACCGAACCGGAGACGTCTCATCGATCAGGCATTGGCACCTGTGCCGAACCGAAGTTCGTTGGTTGCCGCGGCTTCAACGGGCCTGTCCCTCCACCGCTCTGGATGAGCGCGTTGTCGCTCGGGGCAGTACACCAGGACCGGCGACGGCCGTCAAGACGGCGGGCACCGCCACCGTCCTTGTGGTCGACAGTCGGCGGTCGGCTATGCTGACTGCGCTGCTTCGGCGGCGACTCGCATCTCTCCCGTTGTACGACCCCGTGCCGGGCTGAACACGGCAGTCGATCCCGAGCACAGGAGACAGCCGCGGTGGCTGTCGCAGGAAAGAGAGAGAGTGGATGAACCTCTTCGTAGGGAACCTCCCATTCACAGTCACCCAGGCGGACCTCGAGACGCTGTTCGGCGAGGTCGGCGAAGTGACATCGGCGGCGGTCATCACAGACCGCGAGACCGGCCGCTCCCGCGGGTTCGGCTTCGTCGAGATGCCCGACGCGGCGGCAACCGAGGCGATCGAGCGCCTCAACGGTGCCGACTTCAAGGGTCGCAACATCACCGTCAATCAGGCGAGGCCGCGCGAGCGGCGCTGACGACCTGGCGTCCACGAGGGCGCGTCCGCACGAGTCCCCACCACTTGCTCCGGCTGCTGCGTAAGATCGGCGTTGCCGAGTCCGGCGCGTCGCCGGAGCGGGGG
The sequence above is drawn from the Acidimicrobiia bacterium genome and encodes:
- a CDS encoding PLP-dependent transferase, whose protein sequence is MTDFRYETLQVHAGQQPAPGTNARAVPIYQTTSYTFNDTGHAARLFGLQEFGNIYTRIMNPTT
- a CDS encoding RNA-binding protein, coding for MNLFVGNLPFTVTQADLETLFGEVGEVTSAAVITDRETGRSRGFGFVEMPDAAATEAIERLNGADFKGRNITVNQARPRERR